The Aminipila terrae nucleotide sequence GTAAATTTACAGCCAAAATGACAAGTCATATTTTGGAATAGATATTGAAGGTGAGGGCTTGAAAAAAATTAAAAAAGAACTTCGAATTATGATAATAATATTTTTACTGTGGTTTGGGATACATATGCTGATAATTACAATTGATGGGTTAAATGATGAACTTGGGAAGTCTGATGTTGCAGTTGTTTTGGGAAACAAAATTGAGCTAGATGGAACCCCTTCTAAAAGATTACAGGGCAGGCTAGACAAAGCACTAAATTTGTATAAGAAAGGATATTTTAATTACATTATCGTCAGTGGGGGAATTGGCAAAGAAGGATACAGTGAAGCAGTAGTAATGAAAGAGTACTTGATAGAAAAAGGAGTTCCTAGTAATAGTATTTTGATAGATGAAGTGGGAAATGATTCTTATATGACAGCAAAAAACACAAAAAACATTATGAATCAGATGAATTTTCATTCCGTCACAGTAATTTCTCAGTTTTATCATATAACAAGGACAAAATTAGCATTTCGAAAGGTTGGTCTGAATGATGTATATACTGCCCATTCTACAAGCTATGATGTTCGGGATATTTATTCCCTATTAAGAGAGTTTCCTGCTTACTACAAATATCTAATAATGTAATGCCTTTTTTCAATGGCTGTAAGCTCAGAGGGAGTTCTTATGTTTATATTATACATAAAATCTATAAGGAAAGTTTTTCTTAAAGGTTTTTGAAATCAGTATTCACTAAGTGTCTTAAAGAGACTTTGCCTGATTATTTGAAGGCTTCTCAAGTGATTATTTTTAGGATGGTAATTAAAACTTCATATTGCTCTCTTCACTTTAATTATAACACAAGGAATGTGGGAAATATAGTCTTATAATACTTGGCATATGTAAGTATACTACTAATACAGTAATTCAACTTTGGTTATAATTTACTTATTATAACTTATTAATAAAAGGGGGAGATACGGAAGATGACTTACATACGTTTTGGCAACTCTGCCATGCCGCCAGTATGCCTGATTATGGGTGGTAAAGACATTATGTCTACATACGATTTAATTAATTTGGAGGTAAGATTAGATGAATATAAAATTTGATCCCAATAATAGTGTTATTAAACTCTGTGTAATGGGGATGAGTTTAGAAGATAGTGGGAACGTAGAAGAAGCAAGCGCTATGTTTCATAAAGCATGGAATGAAGCAACAGATGACTATGAAAAATTTATTGCAGCTTATCATTTAGCTCGTCAACAAAAGGATATTACAGATAAATTAAAATGGATGGAAACATCTTTACAGTGTGCGCTAAATATAAATGATGATAATGTAAATAGTGCATATTCAACGTTATATGTAAACATTTCAAAATGCTATGAGGATTTGGGTGATTCTGATAATGCAAAAAGAAATTATGAATTATCTGAATTATATAAAGGCGTGCCTTCTGATAAGGGACCGTTTTATCATGGGACTAAGGCAGATTTAAAGGTTGGTGATTTACTGACAGCAGGTGGAATTTCAAATTACAAGCCTGAGCTTCAAATGAATCATATTTATTTTACAGCTAATCCCAATGGTGCAGGACTTGCAGCGGCATTAGCAAAAGGTGAAGGGAGAGAACGCGTTTATATAATTGAACCAACAGGTGAATTTGAAAATGACCCGAATGTTACTGATAAAAAATTTCCAGGTAACTTAACACGTTCTTATCGCTCAAAAGAACCTTTAAGAATTATTGGTGAGGAAACAGAGTGGGCGAAACTGACAACTACGGAACTAAGTAAATGGCGTGAAAATTTAGCAAAAAACAAGGGCGAAATTATCAACTGAACAATATAAAAATATTAAAGGGGATATATGTTATGGCAGATGTAAGGGCCAATGGCATACAAATTGAGTATGAAATTTTTGGAAACAAGGAAAATCCTGCAATAGTGCTTATTGCAGGAAATGGTGCTCAGCTAAATTTTTGGGAACCAGATTTTTGTGAAATGCTTGCAAAAGAAAGTTTACAAGTTATACGTTTTGATAACCGTGATGCGGGACTGTCTACAAAATTTGATGGGGCTGGTATTCCTGATATGGAGAGAATATACCAGGCAGCACAAGAGGGTAAACCGATTGACACAGCATATACATTGGAAGATATGGCTGATGATGTGGCTGGTTTGATAGATGCACTGGAAATAAAGAAGGCTCACATCTGTGGTGCTTCTATGGGAGGCACCATTGCCCAGGTTTTTGCCTATAGGCATCCTTCTCGTATATGTAGTTTAATTTCTATTATGTCATCTACCGGTAATCCGAATAATCCTCAAATATCACCGGAAACATTAGCGATTGTCACAGCAACACCTCCAACTGGACGGGATGCATATATTGATTATACTTTACATATGTGGAAAAATATTTGGAGTGAGGGGTTTCCTTTTGAAGAAGAACGTGCAAGGCGCTATTGTGAAGAAAGCTATGATCGTTCTTATTATCCGCAAGGAGCTGTACGTCAAAATGCAGCGTTAGTTGCTAATGGTGATAGGAGACAACACCTTTCATTATTAACAATTCCAACACTGGTAATTCATGGAACTGCAGATACATTGTTTCCTGTTGAAGCTGGAAAAGATACGGCATGCACAATACCTAATGCTATATTACTTTTGATCGAAGGAATGGGACATGATATGCCTAAGGGAACATGGAAATCCATAGTGGAAGCTATTGCTAGCCAAGTGAACGACACCCAGAAAATAGATTGATTATCTGGAGGTAGATGGTATGAACCACAAATTCCCATACTATTTAATTAACAAGATATTTTCTATTGTTATTTTTATTATATTTTATTTATTTGTTGTTTATTTACAAGAAAAAATTAACGAGTATTTACCCTTTGGAATGTGGGGCTTAAATACCATAGGACTAATTATAAATCTTACATTTGGGGTTATAATTGGTTGGTTTTTGTTGGATGATATAAAATTGAAATTAAATAAACACCAGAATATTGCTACAATATGTATTTTGATATTTTTATCATTATACCAATACTTTTTTTATGCTCCAATTCTCAATAAATACTTAAGTTTTGAGTTGTTTTATGCAGTTAAGTATCCGCAATTAATATTAGGAGCATATCTAGTATTATATCTGAAAAAATTTTTTAAGGAGAAAACTTAATAAAAATCATATTAGGAGTGAGTAATGATAATTAAAAAGATAAGCACTGAGAACCGAAAAAAAGCATTGGCACTTGTATTATCCGTTTTTATGCAATATGAAGCACCAGAGTATTCACAACAGGGAATAAAAACTTTTATAGACTTTATCAGTAATAAAGATTCGATAGATGGACTCAAAATGTACGGTGCATTTAGAGAAAAAGACATAGTGGGCGTGATCGCAACCAGAAATGATGGCAATCACATCGCTTTGTTTTTTGTCCATGAGATTTATCATGGACAGGGAATTGGCAGAAAGTTGTTTGAAACAGTTATTAGTGAAAGCACTGGAGAAAAAATCACAGTTAATTCTTCCCCATATGCAGTTAAAATTTATAAAAAATTAGGGTTTCTTCCCGACAGTGATGAACAAATTGCAGACGGTTTGAGATATATTCCAATGACTTATATAAAATAAGTGTAGCATTCTGATTATAATGTATGAGGGCGCACATGCTAGTCAGGTGAGCGACGAGCTAAAAGGAGAAGAAAATGGATACATTGAGGAAAGTAATTAAAATTACAAAAGGCAAACCTGCTGTTGATGGTGCAGGTGTTAAGCTGGTTCGAGTCATAGGGTATCCGGATACAAAGGATTATGACCCGTTTCTGATGTTAGATGCATTTGACTCAGGAAATTCTGAAGACTACATAAAAGGGTTTCCATGGCATCCCCATAGAGGTATTGAAACAATAACCTATTTAATCTATGGAAATATTCAGCATGGAGATAGTCTTGGTAACAATGGGAGCATTCTAGATGGAGAATGCCAGTGGATGACGGCGGGTTCCGGTATTATTCATCAGGAAATGCCGAAAGCCAGTAGACGTATGTTAGGCGCTCAATTGTGGTTAAACCTGCCGGCCAAAGACAAAATGACTGAACCTGGTTACGGAGACATAAAGGCAGAAGATATACCAGTGATTAATGAAAACGGAGCAAAGGTTCATGTGATTGCTGGAGAGTATCAAGGGCATAAAGGTGCTTTTGAGGGTAAATACATTAATGCAACCTATCTGGATGTTGAATTGCAGTCTAATCAGGAATGGCATTTCATAAATAATGCTGAAGATACTTTATTTGTCTATATTTTTACTGGAAAAGCAATATTTGACCCAAATGAATCAATTAATAATCCTGAAGATTTAGTTGATGAAAAGCAAGCTGTGCTATTCAGCCATGGTGATAAATTTTGGATTAAGGCAGCAAATCAAGGTGTTCGTTTTATTCTTTTATCTGCTAAACCATTGAATGAACCTATTGCCTGGGGGGCCCCATTGTCATGAATACAAAGGAAGAACTTGATTTAGCGTTCAGTGAGTTGGATAACAATACTTTTATAAAATAACATATTACAAAAGAATTATAAGGAGGTTGGTTAATTATGGATAAAGTAATTAAAATTGTTGGATTTACAGGTAGCCTGAGAAGAAATTCATATAATAAAGCAGCATTGAGAGCTGCTCAAATGCTACTTCCGGAGAATGCAGTATTAGATATTCTTGACCTGGCTGAAATACCTTTTCTAAATGAAGATCTTGAAGCACAGGGGTTACCAGCTTCAGTGGCTGATTTCAAGAAAACATTGTCTGAAGCGGATGCTATACTGATTTCCACACCGGAATATAATTTTTCAATCCCTCCTGTTTTGAAGAATGCGCTGGACTGGGCGTCAAGAGGAGAGCCATTGCCGTTGTATGGTAAACCACTTGCAATAATGAGTGCTTCTCCAAGCATGCTTGGGGGTGCCAGAGTTCAGTATCATTTGAGGCAGGTATGTGTTTCACTAAATCTTATTCCATTGAATAAACCTGAAGTCTTTATTGCCAACGCAAATACGAAGTTTGATGAGGCCGGCAATTTGACAGACGAAAGAACCAGGAAATCTATTGAGGCATTATTAAAAGCCCTTGTTCAAAATGTATAAAATATATAAAAATATAGGGGCATACAATATGAAAGGCTAAAGGAGATTAAATGAATAGGCTTATAATATTAAAGATTGAAATGTCTTATGGAAAAGATACAGAATATATTTATCCAGTAGTTCTTTGCGACCATATCAATTGCGTACTAGTGGATTGTGGTTATGTGGGTTCTCTTTCTAAAATTGAGGAAGAACTTCATAATAACGGGCTTTCTCCAGAAGCTGTCACCCACATTATTCTTACACATCAAGATCACGACCACGTTGGTGCGGCAGCAGCCTTTAAAACGAAGTATCCTAATGTGAACATTCTGGCTTCGGCTGAAGAAACGCTTTACATCTCCGGTATTCAGAAATCACTTCGGCTGGAGCAGGCAGAGCAGCTACAAAAAGATCTTCCAGCAGATATGCAGGACTTTGGACATGCATTCTGTAGGCTGTTAAAATCTGTTGAGCCTGTCCAGGTTGATCAGGTGCTTTTGGATGATGAGGTGTTACCATTTTGTGGTGGCTGCCAGGTTCTCTCCACTCCAGGTCATACCCCAGGACATATTTCATTGTATCTTCCAGAATTTAACACCCTTATTTCTGGTGATGCCATGGCACTGGAAGACGGCAGACCCGTTTTGGCTAATCCTCAGTTTACCTTAGACAACGAGAAAGCCAACGCATCCATGCAACGATTATTAGCACATCCTGCAGAAAAAATTATTTGCTATCATGGTGGTGTATTGGTGAAAAATTCTTGAGTTATCCTGTTAACCATTTATAGATTTCCTTAATATCATATAATAATGTGATTTTAAGGAGTGATACATAAATGAAACCATATTATAAGAATAATTCATATTTACAAAATCAAGAAGATACCAATATACATATTTGCCCATTTTGTAATAACCTCATCGCTGATTCTGATGAACAATATGATGAGAAGCAATGGAATACGGTAATCGTGAATCAGAGACCGGATGAAATTAATAAAATTATGGCATTGATAAATCAGCAATTTAAAGATTATTATACGGAGCTTCAAAAATATAGAGTACAAAGACCGATTGCCCGTAATATCTTTAGAGGGATTGTAAGTTACGTAATAAATAAAGAAGAAAACTACACTGGCAACATTGAACAAAAAACAAATCGATTATTTGATGCGTATAGCCGGGATAATTTACTTATTCTTGCAACTTTAAGAGGATTTGGTGTACCAGCCAATCGTATTACCAGGATTATAAAAGATATTATACGCTTTACATTACAAAATTTAGAAGAGCAGCCTCCGAAAGAACAACCGCCTTCAGGATGGAGCAAGTGGGAGGATCTCGGTGGAGTGTTAACATCTGCGCCTACCGTATCATCATGGCAGTCTAATCGTTTAGATGTATTCGGCAGAGGACAAAATAATGCATTATGGCACAAGTGGTGGGATGGTTCAAGTTGGAGTACATGGGAAGATTTAGGTGGTATACTTACTTCTGCTCCTGCAGCAGTGTCCTGGGGGCCAAATAGAATTGACGTATTTGGCAGAGGACAAAATAATGCATTATGGCATAAATGGTGGGATGGCTCAAGCTGGAGT carries:
- a CDS encoding YdcF family protein; protein product: MKKIKKELRIMIIIFLLWFGIHMLIITIDGLNDELGKSDVAVVLGNKIELDGTPSKRLQGRLDKALNLYKKGYFNYIIVSGGIGKEGYSEAVVMKEYLIEKGVPSNSILIDEVGNDSYMTAKNTKNIMNQMNFHSVTVISQFYHITRTKLAFRKVGLNDVYTAHSTSYDVRDIYSLLREFPAYYKYLIM
- the arr gene encoding NAD(+)--rifampin ADP-ribosyltransferase, which codes for MNIKFDPNNSVIKLCVMGMSLEDSGNVEEASAMFHKAWNEATDDYEKFIAAYHLARQQKDITDKLKWMETSLQCALNINDDNVNSAYSTLYVNISKCYEDLGDSDNAKRNYELSELYKGVPSDKGPFYHGTKADLKVGDLLTAGGISNYKPELQMNHIYFTANPNGAGLAAALAKGEGRERVYIIEPTGEFENDPNVTDKKFPGNLTRSYRSKEPLRIIGEETEWAKLTTTELSKWRENLAKNKGEIIN
- a CDS encoding alpha/beta fold hydrolase, which codes for MADVRANGIQIEYEIFGNKENPAIVLIAGNGAQLNFWEPDFCEMLAKESLQVIRFDNRDAGLSTKFDGAGIPDMERIYQAAQEGKPIDTAYTLEDMADDVAGLIDALEIKKAHICGASMGGTIAQVFAYRHPSRICSLISIMSSTGNPNNPQISPETLAIVTATPPTGRDAYIDYTLHMWKNIWSEGFPFEEERARRYCEESYDRSYYPQGAVRQNAALVANGDRRQHLSLLTIPTLVIHGTADTLFPVEAGKDTACTIPNAILLLIEGMGHDMPKGTWKSIVEAIASQVNDTQKID
- a CDS encoding GNAT family N-acetyltransferase, which translates into the protein MIIKKISTENRKKALALVLSVFMQYEAPEYSQQGIKTFIDFISNKDSIDGLKMYGAFREKDIVGVIATRNDGNHIALFFVHEIYHGQGIGRKLFETVISESTGEKITVNSSPYAVKIYKKLGFLPDSDEQIADGLRYIPMTYIK
- a CDS encoding pirin family protein; translated protein: MDTLRKVIKITKGKPAVDGAGVKLVRVIGYPDTKDYDPFLMLDAFDSGNSEDYIKGFPWHPHRGIETITYLIYGNIQHGDSLGNNGSILDGECQWMTAGSGIIHQEMPKASRRMLGAQLWLNLPAKDKMTEPGYGDIKAEDIPVINENGAKVHVIAGEYQGHKGAFEGKYINATYLDVELQSNQEWHFINNAEDTLFVYIFTGKAIFDPNESINNPEDLVDEKQAVLFSHGDKFWIKAANQGVRFILLSAKPLNEPIAWGAPLS
- a CDS encoding NADPH-dependent FMN reductase, with translation MDKVIKIVGFTGSLRRNSYNKAALRAAQMLLPENAVLDILDLAEIPFLNEDLEAQGLPASVADFKKTLSEADAILISTPEYNFSIPPVLKNALDWASRGEPLPLYGKPLAIMSASPSMLGGARVQYHLRQVCVSLNLIPLNKPEVFIANANTKFDEAGNLTDERTRKSIEALLKALVQNV
- a CDS encoding MBL fold metallo-hydrolase, whose amino-acid sequence is MNRLIILKIEMSYGKDTEYIYPVVLCDHINCVLVDCGYVGSLSKIEEELHNNGLSPEAVTHIILTHQDHDHVGAAAAFKTKYPNVNILASAEETLYISGIQKSLRLEQAEQLQKDLPADMQDFGHAFCRLLKSVEPVQVDQVLLDDEVLPFCGGCQVLSTPGHTPGHISLYLPEFNTLISGDAMALEDGRPVLANPQFTLDNEKANASMQRLLAHPAEKIICYHGGVLVKNS